In one Rattus rattus isolate New Zealand chromosome 16, Rrattus_CSIRO_v1, whole genome shotgun sequence genomic region, the following are encoded:
- the LOC116885843 gene encoding CD209 antigen-like protein E — MSICNRKNEKHLHSLGGQEHEHFITVLQLISIVLLAALLMAILFKGSEVPTSQEHDHEKQRIHQKLDQLKAKLDHLCRPCSWDWMFFQGNCYFFSTFQEKWKESVKACKDMGAQLVVIKSNDEQSFLQGISKKKGNSWMGLSYNKKESKWQWEDGSPLQGR, encoded by the exons ATGAGCATATGcaacagaaagaatgagaaacaTCTGCATTCGTTGG GGGGTCAGGAACATGAGCATTTCATCACTGTGCTGCAGCTCATCTCCATTGTCCTCTTGGCTGCTCTGCTCATGGCTATCCTTTTCAAAG GTTCTGAGGTTCCTACATCCCAAGAGCATGATCATGAAAAGCAACGCATTCACCAGAAACTGGATCAGCTGAAGGCTAAACTAG ACCACCTGTGCCGTCCCTGCTCCTGGGACTGGATGTTCTTCCAAGGAAACTGTTACTTCTTCTCTACATTCcaagagaaatggaaggaatcTGTCAAGGCCTGCAAGGACATGGGGGCACAGCTAGTGGTCATAAAAAGTAATGACGAGCAG aGCTTCCTGCAGGGAATTTCTAAGAAGAAAGGCAATTCCTGGATGGGTCTGTCATACAATAAGAAGGAAAGCAAGTGGCAGTGGGAGGATGGCTCACCGCTGCAAGGGAGGTAA